A window from Corynebacterium accolens encodes these proteins:
- the nadE gene encoding ammonia-dependent NAD(+) synthetase — MNVMSPDAENLQQSIIKQLDVRPFIDPEEEIARRVDFLVEYLEMTHAKGYVLGISGGQDSTLAGKLTQLAVERVEGAEFWAVRLPHGTQADEDDAQIALDFIQPDHRLTVDIQPATAALSHEVARAVGQDSLNDFNRGNAKARLRMTAQYAIAGEVGALVVGTDHAAENVTAFYTKWGDGAADLLPLAGLNKRQGAALLKHLGAPESTWSKVPTADLEDDKPQLPDEEALGVTYAHIDDYLEGKAVPDAARERIETLWHRGIHKRQMPQGPTA; from the coding sequence ATGAACGTCATGTCACCCGATGCCGAAAACTTGCAACAATCCATCATAAAACAGCTGGATGTACGCCCCTTTATCGATCCAGAAGAGGAAATTGCCCGTCGCGTGGATTTCCTCGTGGAATACTTGGAAATGACCCATGCCAAAGGCTACGTGCTAGGCATTTCCGGCGGCCAGGATTCCACCTTGGCGGGAAAACTCACCCAGCTAGCAGTAGAGCGGGTAGAAGGCGCCGAATTTTGGGCCGTGCGCCTGCCCCACGGCACGCAGGCGGATGAGGATGATGCCCAAATCGCCCTCGATTTCATCCAGCCCGATCACCGGCTCACCGTTGATATTCAACCGGCCACCGCGGCGCTAAGCCACGAGGTCGCCCGTGCGGTAGGCCAAGATTCCTTGAACGATTTCAACCGCGGCAATGCCAAGGCGCGCTTGCGCATGACCGCGCAATATGCCATCGCCGGCGAGGTGGGCGCGCTCGTTGTGGGCACGGATCACGCCGCCGAAAACGTCACCGCGTTCTACACCAAGTGGGGCGATGGCGCGGCAGACCTACTCCCCCTGGCCGGGCTGAATAAGCGCCAAGGCGCGGCATTGCTCAAGCACCTGGGCGCGCCAGAGTCCACCTGGTCCAAGGTCCCTACCGCGGATTTGGAAGACGATAAGCCGCAGCTTCCCGATGAAGAGGCGCTCGGCGTCACCTACGCCCACATCGATGACTACTTAGAGGGCAAGGCGGTTCCCGATGCCGCCCGCGAGCGCATCGAGACCCTGTGGCACCGCGGCATCCACAAGCGCCAGATGCCGCAAGGGCCAACCGCCTAG
- a CDS encoding GDSL-type esterase/lipase family protein, with protein MKNFSKLAAIAACTAALVGGSTVATAAVPGNTVLTGDSVVANPNFLDYAQNRAGIKANTKVGCITDNSIANEMTRVSGAHVDQYQCAGASFGTGGQHIDDTLRTAARNGDLNPETRNVVIHAGANDTYPHKDNIAASEHFLRTGMRSAIDVAHHFAPNAKVTIVGYPRVSNNNSACLTSATIPIPASRVASTEERLQNTLREVAEQNGASFLDAHPISTGHDNCSPDRWWVNLVDPLPPAPGNLPLHLNANGTHALGELIGHSLK; from the coding sequence ATGAAAAACTTCAGTAAACTTGCCGCGATTGCCGCTTGCACTGCCGCACTCGTGGGAGGTAGCACCGTCGCTACCGCGGCCGTGCCTGGCAATACGGTCCTGACTGGCGATAGCGTCGTCGCCAACCCTAATTTCCTTGATTACGCGCAAAACCGCGCCGGTATAAAAGCAAACACCAAGGTCGGTTGCATTACCGATAACTCCATCGCCAACGAAATGACGCGGGTATCCGGTGCGCATGTGGATCAGTACCAGTGCGCTGGTGCGTCCTTCGGCACCGGCGGCCAGCACATCGATGACACCCTGCGCACGGCCGCCCGCAACGGCGATCTCAATCCCGAGACCCGCAATGTTGTCATCCATGCCGGCGCCAATGACACCTACCCGCACAAGGACAATATCGCGGCTTCCGAGCACTTCCTGCGCACCGGCATGCGCAGCGCCATCGATGTCGCCCACCACTTTGCGCCAAATGCGAAGGTAACCATCGTGGGATACCCGCGGGTCTCCAATAACAACTCCGCGTGCCTGACCTCTGCCACCATCCCGATTCCGGCTAGCAGGGTTGCTTCTACCGAAGAGCGCCTGCAAAACACCCTGCGCGAGGTAGCTGAGCAGAACGGTGCTTCCTTCTTGGACGCCCACCCGATATCCACGGGCCACGATAACTGCTCTCCTGACCGCTGGTGGGTCAACCTAGTAGACCCGCTTCCACCGGCGCCAGGCAACCTGCCGCTGCACCTTAACGCCAACGGCACCCACGCGCTGGGCGAGCTCATCGGCCACTCGCTGAAGTAA
- a CDS encoding ABC transporter permease → MARGNAMRRVSVRNILAHKLRLGLTILAVVLGTAFIAGSFMFTNSLKATFDSAVDNQFRGVDAVVSENDDSDQKLDEGLRKQLLDDDDVKNINVADSQTVVVADENSEAFQTQSGTASLVPYYPADKTVGGASELTEGDEPKAKDEVTINSSAAEKYDISVGQKLLVVHSDSQDEVKVTGIVEPPVEQGDSIELRMDESDYLERFGDPSQLKVSAADGVDANALVDDLNDKFDIKAESGERLAEQTSEAMTEALKFVNYFLVAFGLIALLVGTFIIANTFSMIVAQRIKEFALLRALGASRRQITNSVVVESVIVGVLGSIVGVVAGVGLVAVIKAVMGANGMDIGGGLGLSVSAVVVPIILGTIVTVVSAWAPARRAGAVEPVEAMRTTESASGSSLKVRTIFGAILMIGGIIAAFAGVLSDAETNVRAILVGLGAVGVIIGFFLAGPALSLPLVPTLGKAIGAPFGSIGKLAATNSRRNPRRTAATAFALTLGVALVTSIGMLGQTMKASISDTVDQTITSDYILSGPSSGNFPTPKETGERAAEADGVDKVITVGSAPVAVDGQASLDFGAGGLFTVTVDADPTSMLAMNMVEGDANIEGGFAATEDFAKENGWKVGETYEVTGSKPGKTAEAKLVGTFEPIETIQNMVVSQDVAEEVAADGEFSVQMVGVLGKEGYDKEELRQNLEDAVKDLVVVQVNTGKEYAGQAAGFIDQMLAILYGLLALAVIIAVLGIVNTLTLGVIERRQEIGMLRAVGTQRRQIRRMITLESVQISLFGAIMGILIGLGLGWSFIEILNDQGLGGAEVPWGMLVIMLLGSAVVGVIAAVWPSQRAAKTPPLEAIAD, encoded by the coding sequence ATGGCACGCGGAAACGCAATGCGCAGGGTATCCGTGCGCAATATTTTGGCGCATAAATTGCGCCTTGGCCTGACAATTTTGGCGGTGGTCTTGGGCACCGCCTTTATTGCAGGCTCTTTCATGTTCACTAACTCATTGAAGGCCACTTTTGATTCTGCGGTGGATAACCAGTTCCGCGGGGTAGACGCGGTGGTTAGTGAGAACGATGACAGCGACCAGAAGCTGGATGAAGGGCTGCGCAAGCAGCTGCTTGATGATGACGACGTTAAAAACATCAACGTCGCTGACTCGCAGACTGTGGTTGTAGCCGATGAAAACTCGGAGGCTTTCCAAACCCAAAGCGGTACTGCGAGCCTCGTGCCATACTATCCCGCGGATAAAACGGTCGGTGGCGCGAGCGAACTCACTGAAGGCGATGAGCCAAAGGCCAAAGATGAGGTGACGATCAATTCTTCTGCAGCGGAGAAATACGATATCTCCGTTGGCCAGAAGCTTCTGGTAGTCCATTCGGATAGCCAGGATGAGGTTAAGGTCACGGGCATCGTGGAGCCGCCGGTGGAGCAGGGCGATAGCATCGAGCTGCGCATGGACGAGTCGGATTACCTGGAGCGCTTTGGTGATCCTTCCCAGCTGAAGGTCTCTGCCGCCGATGGCGTGGATGCGAATGCGCTTGTCGATGACCTGAATGACAAATTCGACATCAAAGCAGAGTCCGGCGAACGCCTTGCAGAGCAGACCAGTGAGGCAATGACCGAGGCGTTGAAGTTTGTGAACTACTTCCTCGTTGCCTTTGGTCTAATCGCCTTGTTGGTGGGCACCTTTATTATTGCCAATACCTTCTCCATGATCGTGGCCCAGCGCATTAAGGAGTTCGCGCTCTTGCGTGCATTGGGTGCGTCGCGCCGCCAGATCACCAATTCCGTTGTGGTGGAATCCGTCATCGTGGGCGTGCTGGGGTCCATCGTCGGCGTTGTTGCCGGCGTGGGATTGGTCGCCGTAATCAAGGCGGTGATGGGCGCCAACGGTATGGACATTGGCGGCGGTCTGGGACTGAGCGTTTCCGCCGTGGTAGTTCCGATCATTTTGGGCACGATTGTCACCGTGGTCTCTGCGTGGGCCCCGGCGCGGCGCGCGGGTGCCGTGGAGCCGGTCGAAGCGATGCGCACGACGGAATCGGCCTCCGGTTCTTCGCTGAAGGTCCGGACGATTTTCGGTGCGATCCTCATGATCGGCGGCATTATTGCGGCGTTTGCGGGCGTGCTTAGCGATGCCGAAACGAACGTCCGCGCCATCCTCGTCGGCCTCGGCGCCGTCGGGGTGATTATCGGTTTCTTCTTGGCAGGACCGGCGCTCTCTTTGCCGCTAGTACCAACGCTGGGCAAGGCTATTGGAGCGCCTTTCGGGTCCATCGGCAAGCTGGCTGCTACCAACTCGCGGCGTAACCCGCGCCGCACTGCCGCCACGGCCTTTGCCCTGACCTTGGGCGTGGCATTGGTCACGAGCATCGGCATGCTGGGCCAGACGATGAAGGCCTCCATCTCGGATACGGTGGACCAAACTATTACGTCGGACTACATTTTGTCCGGCCCGAGCTCCGGAAACTTCCCGACGCCGAAGGAAACCGGCGAGCGTGCCGCAGAGGCAGACGGTGTGGATAAGGTCATTACCGTTGGCTCGGCCCCGGTTGCCGTGGACGGTCAGGCCTCCTTGGACTTTGGCGCCGGCGGGTTGTTCACCGTGACGGTGGATGCTGACCCCACCTCGATGCTGGCGATGAACATGGTGGAAGGCGATGCCAATATTGAAGGCGGCTTTGCCGCCACGGAAGACTTCGCCAAAGAAAATGGCTGGAAGGTAGGAGAGACCTACGAGGTCACCGGCAGCAAGCCGGGCAAGACTGCGGAAGCCAAACTGGTCGGCACCTTTGAGCCCATCGAGACCATTCAAAATATGGTGGTTTCGCAGGACGTGGCAGAAGAAGTCGCCGCTGACGGAGAATTCTCTGTGCAGATGGTGGGCGTATTAGGTAAAGAAGGCTACGACAAGGAAGAGCTACGCCAGAACCTCGAGGATGCCGTCAAGGATCTCGTGGTGGTGCAGGTCAACACCGGTAAGGAATATGCGGGTCAGGCCGCTGGCTTCATCGACCAGATGCTGGCCATTCTCTACGGTCTTCTCGCACTCGCCGTGATCATTGCCGTGCTGGGCATTGTCAATACCTTGACCTTGGGTGTTATCGAGCGCCGCCAGGAGATTGGCATGTTGCGTGCGGTGGGTACGCAGCGCCGCCAAATCCGCCGGATGATCACGCTGGAGTCGGTGCAGATTTCGCTCTTTGGCGCAATCATGGGCATCCTCATCGGCCTCGGCTTGGGCTGGTCCTTCATCGAGATCCTGAATGACCAAGGCCTTGGCGGTGCCGAGGTTCCGTGGGGCATGCTGGTGATCATGCTGCTGGGATCCGCGGTTGTGGGCGTCATCGCAGCGGTATGGCCATCGCAACGCGCGGCAAAGACGCCGCCGCTGGAGGCGATTGCGGATTAA
- a CDS encoding DsbA family protein yields MSKVSDPNAKSGNGFIWGVGVLLVIIAVVIGYIVWNGKQANEIEVQDVNMSMDYKDNAITLKSDAADDDTPEVDLYEDFSCPHCADLAKSTDEEMKQAIEDGKLVVHVRTLNFLDGEDVENEDGYSTKAVAAMSELAKSGDVKTYWNLRDYMMKNQQSIATKWDMEDIADQAKELGAEDDVVDSIKNVDIKQGNKVAKANYDKLNKATGSVSSPRIVQDGKDIPDRESGESLNDWVDIATK; encoded by the coding sequence ATGAGCAAAGTAAGTGACCCGAATGCCAAGTCTGGCAATGGTTTCATCTGGGGCGTCGGCGTCCTACTCGTCATTATCGCCGTGGTCATTGGCTACATCGTGTGGAATGGCAAGCAGGCCAATGAAATCGAGGTGCAAGACGTCAACATGTCCATGGACTATAAGGACAACGCGATTACCCTGAAGTCCGATGCGGCCGATGACGATACTCCAGAGGTTGACCTGTACGAAGACTTCTCCTGCCCCCACTGCGCGGACCTGGCGAAAAGCACCGATGAGGAGATGAAGCAGGCAATTGAGGATGGCAAGCTGGTCGTCCACGTGCGCACGCTGAACTTCCTAGACGGCGAGGATGTCGAAAACGAGGACGGTTACTCCACCAAGGCCGTCGCAGCCATGTCAGAGCTGGCTAAGTCTGGCGACGTAAAGACCTACTGGAATTTGCGCGACTACATGATGAAGAACCAGCAGAGCATCGCCACTAAGTGGGATATGGAGGACATCGCTGACCAAGCCAAGGAACTCGGCGCCGAGGATGACGTGGTTGATTCCATCAAGAACGTGGATATCAAGCAGGGCAATAAGGTGGCCAAGGCCAACTACGATAAGCTGAATAAGGCAACCGGCTCGGTTTCCTCGCCGCGCATTGTCCAGGATGGCAAGGATATTCCGGACCGTGAATCCGGCGAGTCCTTGAATGACTGGGTAGACATCGCCACCAAGTAG
- a CDS encoding fluoride efflux transporter family protein, whose amino-acid sequence MPHSLIVGSGAALGAGARYLLTIALGGGMLPLLILNIVGSALMGYTRPGPFWGTGFLGGFTSFASFAFFTAESHWSIALAYVAATLVGCTAAYLAGDKLR is encoded by the coding sequence ATGCCGCACTCCCTCATCGTCGGTTCCGGTGCCGCACTCGGCGCCGGTGCCCGCTACCTCTTAACCATCGCTCTCGGCGGCGGAATGCTCCCGCTCCTCATCCTTAATATCGTCGGCAGCGCGCTGATGGGATATACCCGCCCCGGCCCCTTCTGGGGAACCGGATTCTTGGGTGGGTTTACCAGCTTCGCCAGCTTTGCTTTCTTCACCGCGGAGTCCCACTGGAGCATCGCCCTGGCCTATGTCGCGGCCACGCTCGTGGGCTGCACCGCCGCCTACCTTGCTGGGGATAAGCTGCGATGA
- a CDS encoding MauE/DoxX family redox-associated membrane protein translates to MNNAFDVVSFIARFGMAVVWIIAGVEKMAHPLDTMQSIKAYEIFTPEWSGYLAQLIGPLELVGGMLLLLGIFLRESSKVAAVVMVLFMVGILQAWLRGLDIDCGCFGAGDATAEPGMNYGLTLLRDAAFLALTAWIIKRPFTKFALHP, encoded by the coding sequence GTGAATAACGCGTTTGATGTGGTGAGCTTTATCGCCCGCTTTGGCATGGCCGTGGTGTGGATCATCGCCGGTGTAGAAAAGATGGCGCACCCGCTGGATACCATGCAATCCATCAAGGCCTATGAGATTTTCACGCCGGAATGGTCTGGGTATCTGGCCCAGCTCATTGGGCCGCTGGAGCTAGTGGGTGGAATGCTGCTCTTGCTGGGGATTTTCCTTCGCGAGTCTTCCAAGGTAGCGGCCGTGGTCATGGTGCTTTTCATGGTCGGCATCCTGCAGGCATGGCTGCGTGGGCTGGATATCGATTGCGGGTGCTTTGGTGCTGGTGACGCTACTGCGGAGCCGGGCATGAACTATGGGCTGACGCTGCTTCGCGATGCCGCCTTCCTCGCCCTTACCGCATGGATCATCAAACGCCCGTTCACGAAATTTGCGCTCCACCCGTAG
- the nrdI gene encoding class Ib ribonucleoside-diphosphate reductase assembly flavoprotein NrdI yields MLVVYFSSTTENTHRFVQKLGFPSARIPLRRTDEPLVVNEPFVLVCPTYGGGASISHQNSRPVPVQVIRFLNNEHNRSFIRAVIAGGNSNFGADFGKAGDVISAKCKVPYVYRFELLGNDEDIKICREGLLANASQLGLDEAA; encoded by the coding sequence ATGTTGGTCGTGTATTTTTCCTCTACTACGGAAAATACGCACCGGTTCGTGCAGAAGCTAGGTTTTCCTAGCGCGCGAATCCCTTTGCGCCGCACCGATGAGCCGCTAGTGGTCAACGAGCCTTTCGTCTTGGTGTGCCCCACCTACGGCGGGGGAGCCTCCATTAGCCACCAAAACTCCCGGCCCGTACCGGTGCAGGTAATTAGATTCCTTAATAATGAGCACAACCGCAGTTTTATTCGGGCGGTTATCGCCGGAGGAAATAGCAACTTCGGCGCCGATTTTGGCAAGGCTGGTGACGTCATCAGCGCCAAATGTAAGGTGCCCTATGTATATCGTTTCGAGTTGCTCGGAAACGATGAAGATATAAAAATTTGTCGCGAAGGCCTGCTGGCTAATGCTTCCCAGTTGGGACTGGATGAGGCAGCCTAG
- a CDS encoding zinc-binding dehydrogenase, with amino-acid sequence MDVLDDLVQLMEQIAAGEIHLELEQVYPFADALAALAKVQTRRARGKLALRRE; translated from the coding sequence ATGGACGTTCTCGATGATTTGGTGCAACTCATGGAGCAGATCGCCGCAGGGGAGATTCATTTGGAGCTTGAGCAGGTTTATCCGTTTGCAGATGCCCTGGCTGCCCTGGCGAAAGTACAGACCCGGAGGGCTCGAGGCAAACTCGCGCTCAGACGAGAGTAA
- a CDS encoding ABC transporter ATP-binding protein encodes MTDAAARAVDLFKQYGSDDTVVIALDHVSIEFGKNQFTAIMGPSGSGKSTLMHTMAGLDSASSGSAFIGDTDMSHLNDKEITALRRDRLGFIFQSFNLVPTLTAAENITLPTDIAGKDVDKQWFEEVTRRLGLAERLEHRPAELSGGQQQRVACARALVSRPEIIFGDEPTGNLDSNSSAEVLDILRTAVDQDNQTVVIVTHDAKAASYADRVVFLADGKLVNELQDPTMEAIHNVMAEIEG; translated from the coding sequence ATGACTGATGCCGCGGCGCGCGCCGTTGACTTGTTTAAGCAATACGGAAGCGATGATACGGTGGTTATCGCCCTTGATCACGTTTCCATTGAGTTTGGAAAGAACCAATTCACGGCCATTATGGGCCCTTCGGGCTCGGGCAAGTCCACGTTGATGCACACGATGGCAGGGTTGGACTCTGCTAGCTCTGGTTCGGCGTTTATCGGTGATACCGATATGTCGCACCTCAATGACAAGGAAATTACGGCGTTGCGTCGTGACCGCTTAGGATTTATTTTCCAGTCCTTCAACTTGGTCCCTACCTTGACGGCTGCGGAAAACATCACGCTGCCGACTGATATCGCGGGCAAGGACGTCGACAAGCAATGGTTTGAAGAAGTCACCCGTCGCCTGGGGCTGGCGGAGCGTTTGGAGCACCGCCCGGCTGAGCTGTCTGGTGGTCAGCAGCAGCGTGTCGCCTGTGCTCGCGCCTTAGTGTCGCGGCCGGAGATTATTTTTGGCGATGAGCCTACGGGTAACTTGGATTCCAATTCTTCGGCCGAGGTATTGGATATTCTGCGCACTGCGGTGGACCAGGATAACCAGACTGTGGTCATTGTGACGCACGATGCTAAGGCGGCGTCGTACGCCGATCGTGTTGTTTTCCTTGCTGATGGCAAGCTCGTTAATGAACTGCAGGATCCAACGATGGAGGCCATTCACAATGTAATGGCAGAGATTGAGGGTTAA
- a CDS encoding sugar porter family MFS transporter, producing the protein MNKESYVKVVAGIAALGGLLFGYDTGVMSGALLYITPEFNMTAHQEGWVTSMLLVGAAVGALTAGRIADRFGRRFTLIAGGIIFVLGSIWCALAGSVTMLATARTFLGFAVGAVSIVSPMYISEMVPAKIRGRMVSLNTLLIVVGQLLAYLVNSALAPTESWEWMLGLAAVPGAALAVGMLFLPETPVWLATHDKMSRAREVAGRAGMDLAELTSQETARRSSGSEWKALKANRWMQVTVLLAMLMGLTQQITGVNAIVYFAPTMMSQVGISTTNSVYTSIVIGVVSVIACWVGLKVVDRIGRKRLLLIGLTGNVISLFILSVAYSHAADSTTMAMVSLVFMASFIAFQQAAVSPTTWLLISELVPLQVRGLGMGIAGLSLWATNWAVAQYFLPLVEWLTGPVAFGVFGVLGLIAIGYTRILVPETMGRSLDEVGEEMKSRYSRESAPH; encoded by the coding sequence GTGAATAAAGAAAGTTATGTCAAGGTAGTTGCAGGAATTGCCGCCCTTGGCGGTTTATTATTTGGATACGACACCGGCGTGATGTCCGGTGCGTTGCTGTATATCACCCCGGAATTTAATATGACCGCCCACCAAGAGGGCTGGGTGACCTCCATGCTGCTGGTGGGTGCCGCGGTGGGCGCGTTGACCGCAGGCCGCATCGCGGACCGTTTTGGCCGCCGCTTTACGCTGATTGCCGGCGGCATCATTTTCGTTTTGGGCTCCATCTGGTGCGCGCTGGCTGGATCGGTGACCATGCTGGCCACGGCCCGTACCTTCTTGGGCTTTGCCGTCGGTGCGGTATCCATTGTCTCGCCCATGTATATCTCAGAGATGGTGCCGGCCAAGATCCGCGGGCGCATGGTCTCCCTGAATACCTTGCTGATCGTGGTGGGCCAGCTCTTGGCCTACCTTGTAAATTCTGCCCTCGCGCCCACGGAAAGCTGGGAATGGATGCTGGGGCTTGCGGCCGTACCGGGCGCGGCCCTCGCCGTGGGCATGCTCTTCTTGCCAGAGACCCCAGTCTGGCTGGCCACGCACGACAAGATGTCGCGGGCCCGTGAGGTTGCAGGCCGCGCCGGGATGGATCTGGCAGAGCTTACCTCCCAAGAAACGGCGCGCCGTTCCAGCGGCTCCGAGTGGAAGGCACTGAAGGCCAATCGCTGGATGCAGGTGACGGTATTGCTCGCCATGCTGATGGGCCTGACCCAGCAGATTACCGGCGTTAATGCCATCGTCTACTTCGCGCCCACCATGATGAGCCAGGTGGGGATTTCTACCACCAACTCGGTCTATACCTCGATTGTCATTGGTGTGGTCTCCGTCATCGCCTGCTGGGTGGGCCTCAAGGTGGTCGACCGCATCGGCCGCAAGCGCCTGCTGCTTATCGGCCTGACCGGCAACGTGATTTCGCTCTTCATCTTGTCCGTGGCGTACTCGCACGCCGCCGATTCCACCACGATGGCGATGGTCTCGCTGGTCTTTATGGCCTCGTTCATTGCCTTCCAGCAAGCAGCGGTCTCGCCGACGACCTGGTTGCTTATCTCTGAGCTCGTACCCCTGCAGGTGCGTGGCCTCGGCATGGGCATCGCTGGGCTCTCGCTGTGGGCCACCAACTGGGCCGTGGCCCAGTACTTCCTGCCGCTGGTGGAGTGGCTCACCGGCCCGGTGGCCTTTGGCGTCTTCGGCGTGCTGGGGCTCATCGCCATCGGCTACACCCGCATTTTGGTACCAGAGACCATGGGACGTAGCCTGGATGAGGTAGGCGAGGAGATGAAATCCCGCTACTCGCGGGAATCCGCACCCCATTAA
- the nrdH gene encoding glutaredoxin-like protein NrdH: protein MSITVYTKPACVQCNATKKALDRAGLDYNVVDVTVDDEARDYIMALGYVQAPVVEANGEHWSGFRPDRIKNLAALAASA from the coding sequence ATGTCTATCACCGTCTACACCAAGCCCGCTTGCGTTCAGTGCAACGCCACCAAGAAGGCCCTTGATCGCGCGGGTCTGGATTACAACGTGGTAGATGTCACCGTGGACGATGAAGCCCGTGACTACATTATGGCTCTGGGCTACGTCCAGGCACCCGTCGTAGAAGCAAACGGCGAGCACTGGTCCGGCTTCCGCCCTGACCGCATCAAGAACCTTGCCGCGCTAGCCGCCTCTGCGTAA
- a CDS encoding FluC/FEX family fluoride channel, translated as MNLLFVLIGGFFGGAARYGFTRLLPSPYCTFASNILGSLIFGLAVGFAQLADAPFAHPLFALGLAGGLSTWSTMAKELGEMVKQRHWWPLCKYLFWTIGIGVVLAWRGVMWAELIYHGI; from the coding sequence ATGAACCTGCTCTTCGTCCTTATCGGCGGCTTTTTCGGCGGCGCGGCGCGCTACGGCTTTACCCGCCTGTTGCCCTCGCCGTATTGCACCTTCGCATCCAATATCCTGGGTTCCTTGATCTTCGGCCTGGCGGTGGGCTTTGCGCAGCTTGCCGATGCCCCCTTCGCCCATCCCCTCTTCGCCCTCGGCCTCGCCGGTGGCCTATCCACCTGGTCCACCATGGCGAAAGAGCTAGGGGAAATGGTCAAGCAGCGGCACTGGTGGCCGCTGTGTAAGTACCTATTTTGGACCATCGGGATCGGCGTGGTCCTAGCCTGGCGCGGGGTGATGTGGGCCGAACTTATCTATCACGGAATCTAA
- a CDS encoding fructosamine kinase family protein translates to MLAGMQTFSKRVRDEDQAGAEAAGLRWLAEATDAVVTVVRADGXEIVTKRIDEVAPTPEAARKFGAELARMHRAGAAAFGSAPEGWEGKNFIGTIEQECTPTDDWGEFYTQQRVLPFAEPAGISTAQRDLVKRACDAIAARSWDVAPARNHGDLWAGNLLFDAQGGIMIDPAAHGGHPHTDLGMLALFGAPYIEEIFRGYGAPKDIETWIPMHQLHPLAVHALTHGSAYNRPLERAALATLEALA, encoded by the coding sequence ATGCTGGCGGGTATGCAGACTTTYTCGAAGCGAGTACGCGATGAAGATCAAGCAGGCGCCGAAGCCGCCGGATTGCGGTGGCTGGCGGAAGCCACGGATGCGGTAGTCACCGTCGTGCGCGCGGACGGGRAGGAAATCGTAACCAAGCGCATTGACGAGGTAGCGCCCACCCCAGAGGCCGCGCGGAAGTTTGGTGCGGAGCTCGCGCGCATGCACCGCGCCGGGGCCGCGGCTTTTGGCAGCGCGCCGGAGGGATGGGAAGGCAAAAACTTCATCGGCACCATTGAACAGGAGTGCACGCCCACCGATGACTGGGGTGAATTTTATACCCAGCAGCGCGTGCTGCCCTTTGCGGAGCCGGCCGGAATCAGCACCGCGCAGCGGGACCTGGTCAAGCGGGCCTGCGATGCCATTGCCGCCCGTAGCTGGGACGTGGCGCCCGCGCGCAACCACGGTGACCTGTGGGCGGGCAACCTGCTTTTCGATGCCCAGGGTGGCATCATGATCGATCCCGCCGCCCACGGCGGGCACCCGCACACTGATTTGGGCATGCTGGCCCTATTCGGCGCGCCCTATATAGAAGAAATCTTCCGCGGCTATGGGGCGCCGAAAGATATTGAAACCTGGATTCCCATGCACCAACTGCACCCGCTGGCCGTGCATGCGCTGACCCACGGCTCGGCGTATAACCGGCCGCTGGAGCGCGCGGCTCTTGCCACGCTGGAGGCGCTGGCCTAG
- the ykgO gene encoding type B 50S ribosomal protein L36: MKVRKSLRSLKKKPGAQVIRRHGKVFVINKKDPRFKARQG; this comes from the coding sequence ATGAAGGTCCGTAAGTCCCTTCGGTCGCTGAAGAAGAAGCCGGGCGCCCAGGTTATTCGCCGCCACGGTAAGGTCTTCGTGATCAACAAGAAGGATCCCCGTTTCAAGGCTCGTCAGGGCTAA